The genomic interval GGACAACACGCTGCTGAAGCTGAAGATCACGCTGATCGCGGCGGCGATCGCGACCGCGCTGGTCGGGCTCGCGGTCGGGCGGCTGGCGAGCACGCTGGCGTTGCGGCCGCTGGCGGAGCTGACCCGGGTCGCGGACGCGGTCGCGCGCGGGAAGCTGGATGCGCGATTGCAGGCCGAGGAGGACCGGGATCTCGGTGGGCTGGCGCGGTCGTTCAACCAGACAGCCGCGGACCTGGAGCGGCGGGTGGCGGCGGACGCGCGGTTCGCGGGGGACGTGAGCCATGAGCTGCGTACGCCGTTGATGACGATGCTCAACTCGATGCAGCTGATCCAGAACCATCGCGCCGAGCTGCCGGCCGCCGTACGGGAGCCGGTGGAGCTGCTCGGCGACGACCTGGACCGTTTCCGCCGGCTGGTGATCGACCTGCTGGAGATCTCCCGCGACGACGGTGGTGACCGGGGGAGCCGGGAGATCGTCCGGATCGCCGACCTGGTCCGGGCCGCAGCGGACGCGACCGCGGGGCGGGAGCTGACCACGGTCGAGCCCGAGGCCGAGGGGCTCACGTTGCAGGCCGACAAGCGCCGGCTCGAGCGGGTGATCGCCAACCTGGTCGAGAACGCCGAAGACCACGCCGGCGGCTGCAAGGGCGTCGGGGTCGAGGCCGGTGGGCTCGGCGTCGTCATCACCGTCGACGACGCGGGCCCAGGCATCGCCGCCGAGGACCGCACCCGCGTCTTCGAACGCTTCGGCCGCGGCGAAACCTCCGGCCGCGGCCGCGGCGTAGGCCTGGGCCTGGCCATCGTCGCCCGCCACGTCCAATGGCACCACGGCACCATCCAGGTCACCGACCGCCCCGGCGGCGGCGCCCGCTTCATCGTCGAGCTCCCCGCGAAAATCAGCTGACGGTTCTGGTGCCCCCCGCTACTCTGGGGGCATGGCTACTTGCCTCTGTGTCTAGCTGGCGCACTCCATCTGACAGGTGAAGTGCGTCTACTAGTATTCACGGAGAGTAACCATCATGATCACCGCTCGCGGTGTAGATATTCGTGTCGGCGCTCAGCTGCTGCTGGCCGATCTTTCGTTCACTGTCGGCGCGGGCGACCGCGTCGGACTCATCGGGCGCAACGGCGCCGGCAAGACCACCCTGCTCACGACGCTGGCCGGCGAGCGCCGCCAGGCGGCGGGTGAGATCGCCGTGACCGGGTCCATCGGCTACCTGCCGCAGGACCCGCGCGCGGCCGACCCCGCGATCACCGTCACCGACCGCATCCTGTCCGCCCGCGGCATGGACACCGCCGTACGCCGGCTGCGCGCGGCCGAGACCGCGATGAGCACCGCGACCGGCGAGGCCCAGGAGAAGGCGATGGCGTCGTACGCGCGCGCCGAAGCGGAGTTCCAGGCGGGCGGCGGCTACGCGGCCGAGGCGGACGCGGCCCGGCTCGCGGCCGGTGTCGGCCTGCCCAACCG from Kribbella sp. NBC_00709 carries:
- a CDS encoding HAMP domain-containing sensor histidine kinase; translated protein: MLGRVSLRGRVMLAYGLLALGLSTVLAIVTWNVVSDYLTEQRVSSAVVVTSDNAAALRYGLFGAPEPCRPARERAECGSPMLQTGVPVMDVLNSLPSTDAAASMLYLEDHWYALTGTPSDLPTDLIQTALGGSVVQRRIEVGGQPVLAVGVPMGRQGEAFFEWHPLTSLDNTLLKLKITLIAAAIATALVGLAVGRLASTLALRPLAELTRVADAVARGKLDARLQAEEDRDLGGLARSFNQTAADLERRVAADARFAGDVSHELRTPLMTMLNSMQLIQNHRAELPAAVREPVELLGDDLDRFRRLVIDLLEISRDDGGDRGSREIVRIADLVRAAADATAGRELTTVEPEAEGLTLQADKRRLERVIANLVENAEDHAGGCKGVGVEAGGLGVVITVDDAGPGIAAEDRTRVFERFGRGETSGRGRGVGLGLAIVARHVQWHHGTIQVTDRPGGGARFIVELPAKIS